The proteins below come from a single Alligator mississippiensis isolate rAllMis1 chromosome 2, rAllMis1, whole genome shotgun sequence genomic window:
- the INAFM2 gene encoding putative transmembrane protein INAFM2 — MCVYIGDVPTSVCICVQLAPRVPRTGATGTRRSRPFKAARRRVAALRLPGPARPALPRVPSASPPPPSPPDPGAGRSRTAPRRTRPGPACRAGRERHAVAARQAGRRAGGTTEGSVEQRGKGRAPMKEKETAERGKPATYTGDKKARMAAKTNKKWVRLATVLAYVLSVSLAAIVLAVYYSLIWQPVRSGAASPGHATPSAAASPRPAAATATATRAEPHAAATEPPPRPASSPGPPAASPAPATAAGPAVLQRVRPSH; from the coding sequence atgtgtgtgtacatcgGAGATGTCCCCAcgtctgtgtgcatctgtgtgcagcTGGCTCCGCGCGTACCGCGTACGGGTGCAACAGGGACCCGGCGGAGTCGCCCGTTTAAGGCCGCGCGGCGGCGCGTTGCCGCTTTAAGGCTGCCAGGCCCGGCCCGCCCAGCCCTCCCCCGCGTGCCCAGTGCCAGCCCGCCGCCGCCGTCGCCGCCAGACCCCGGAGCCGGGAGGTCCCGCACCGCACCGCGCCgcacccggcccggccccgcctgCCGCGCAGGGCGGGAGCGGCATGCGGTAGcggcaaggcaggcaggcaggcgggcgggcggcaCCACGGAGGGGTCTGTGGAGCAGCGGGGCAAGGGCCGCGCCCCCATGAAGGAGAAGGAGACGGCGGAGCGGGGCAAGCCCGCCACCTACACGGGGGACAAGAAGGCGCGGATGGCGGCCAAGACCAACAAGAAGTGGGTGCGCCTGGCCACCGTGCTGGCCTACGTGCTCTCCGTCTCGCTCGCCGCCATCGTGCTCGCCGTCTACTACAGCCTCATCTGGCAGCCGGTGCGCAGCGGCGCCGCCTCGCCGGGCCACGCCACGCCGAGCGCCGCCGCGAGCCCgcgccccgccgccgccaccgccaccgccacGCGGGCCGAGCCGCACGCCGCCGCCACGGAGCCGCCGCCGCGCCCGGCCTCCAGCCCTGGGCCGCCCGCCGCCTCGCCAGCGCCCGCCACAGCCGCCGGCCCCGCCGTGCTGCAGCGTGTGCGGCCGAGCCACTGA